One window of the Granulicella arctica genome contains the following:
- a CDS encoding acyltransferase family protein, protein MTSFAQSRQRRNYAVLQAGRAIAALLVVLHHVSSFVGGEPRLWSYPQIGRWLMGTSLGVAFFFVLSGIVILTAHWHDIGDAATVWSYATKRVLRIYPIYWLVLALVLCGQLTHADLQFPFHRDPYVVLSSILLIHIHSTETNLVVAWTLFHEMAFYAVFATLLINRRIGVFLLTLWFCASLVSLFKDGAQTSATFPAIHLLFGFGMFAAWLLQKKQVPVPRLMLLAGTFLFCAAVAYSGQIGSLTPRTYMVSGFGSMLALLGASEMERFQRLSIPRWLVFLGDASYAIYLIHYPVISHLAHLCFRLDAHLHLPVGLWMLMLLLAGTGAGSLLHVVVERPLLNWLRRSGATSARQVTQTA, encoded by the coding sequence ATGACATCCTTTGCGCAATCCAGGCAGCGTCGCAACTATGCCGTACTGCAGGCGGGACGCGCCATTGCGGCTCTTCTGGTGGTGCTCCATCACGTTTCCAGCTTCGTCGGTGGGGAACCCCGCCTCTGGAGCTATCCCCAAATTGGCCGCTGGCTCATGGGTACGTCGCTTGGTGTCGCCTTCTTCTTTGTGTTGAGCGGCATTGTCATCCTTACGGCCCACTGGCACGATATCGGCGACGCGGCCACTGTTTGGTCGTATGCGACGAAGCGTGTCCTCCGAATCTACCCGATCTACTGGCTCGTTCTTGCCCTCGTCCTGTGCGGCCAGTTGACGCACGCCGACCTGCAGTTTCCTTTCCATCGCGACCCGTACGTGGTCCTCTCCAGCATCCTCCTCATCCACATTCATTCGACTGAAACGAACCTTGTCGTTGCGTGGACGCTCTTCCACGAAATGGCCTTTTATGCCGTCTTTGCCACGCTTCTGATCAACAGACGGATCGGCGTCTTTCTGCTCACCCTCTGGTTCTGCGCCTCACTTGTAAGTCTTTTCAAAGACGGCGCACAAACCTCCGCGACCTTTCCTGCGATCCATCTGTTATTTGGCTTTGGCATGTTTGCTGCATGGCTTCTCCAGAAGAAGCAAGTCCCCGTTCCTCGGCTGATGTTGCTCGCCGGGACCTTCCTTTTCTGTGCTGCGGTCGCTTATTCCGGACAGATAGGATCTCTCACCCCCCGAACCTACATGGTTTCCGGCTTTGGCAGCATGCTCGCTCTGCTCGGGGCGTCGGAGATGGAGCGATTCCAACGTCTTTCCATCCCGCGGTGGCTCGTATTTCTGGGAGACGCCTCGTACGCGATCTACCTCATTCACTATCCGGTGATCTCGCACCTGGCGCATCTCTGCTTTCGCCTCGACGCGCATCTCCACCTCCCCGTCGGTCTCTGGATGCTGATGCTGCTTCTCGCCGGAACAGGTGCGGGCAGCCTTTTACACGTAGTTGTCGAGCGGCCGCTGCTAAACTGGTTGAGACGCTCTGGTGCAACGTCTGCTCGGCAGGTCACGCAGACTGCCTGA
- a CDS encoding RidA family protein, with the protein MTPQSKTAIATNEAPAAIGPYSQAIRVGDMLFASGQVGLDPATGQMVPGGIVEQTTRVFENIKAVLAKAGIDMVHVVKTTVYLKSMSDFAAMNEVYAKYLAPTGVIPPARSTVAVVGLPKDALVEIEVIAKEA; encoded by the coding sequence ATGACACCTCAAAGCAAGACCGCAATCGCCACGAACGAAGCCCCAGCCGCCATCGGCCCCTACTCACAGGCTATTCGCGTGGGCGATATGCTCTTCGCCTCCGGCCAGGTAGGGCTTGATCCGGCGACTGGACAGATGGTTCCGGGCGGCATCGTTGAGCAGACGACGCGTGTTTTCGAGAATATCAAGGCCGTGCTCGCAAAGGCAGGGATCGACATGGTGCACGTCGTCAAGACCACCGTGTATCTCAAATCCATGAGCGATTTCGCAGCCATGAATGAGGTCTACGCAAAGTATCTCGCTCCCACAGGCGTTATTCCGCCGGCTCGCTCGACCGTTGCTGTGGTTGGTCTGCCGAAGGATGCGCTCGTCGAGATCGAAGTCATCGCCAAGGAAGCGTAA
- a CDS encoding IscS subfamily cysteine desulfurase: MANNGVIISESAKPLPAGVTLPLYMDNHATTQMDPRVLEAMLPYFTGKFGNAASRNHAFGWEAEQAVEKSREQIAKLIGATAKEIIFTSGATESNNLAIKGIAEMYRERGNHIITQATEHKAVLDTCKRLEKNGYRVTYLPVQADGLIDIEDLKRAMDDQTILVSIMYANNEIGVVQPMAEIGKLCHEKGVIFHSDAVQAVGKIPVNVQTDNIDVLSLTAHKIYGPKGVGALYVRRRNPRVQIQAQIDGGGHERGMRSGTLNVPGIVGLGAACEIAGQEMEAESKRLIELREYMKAKFEKALDYVHVNGNMDHHLPGNLNMSFVYVEGESLLMGINDIAVSSGSACTSATLEPSYVLKALGLGDDVAHSSIRFGLGRFNNKAEVDYVSDKVIDVVLKLRELSPLYEMVKEGIDLTKIEWAAH; encoded by the coding sequence ATGGCCAACAATGGCGTCATCATCAGCGAGTCGGCAAAGCCATTGCCAGCGGGCGTCACGCTGCCCCTATATATGGACAATCACGCCACGACGCAGATGGACCCCCGCGTCCTCGAAGCCATGCTGCCGTACTTCACCGGCAAATTCGGTAACGCAGCAAGCCGCAACCATGCCTTTGGCTGGGAAGCAGAGCAGGCTGTCGAAAAGTCCCGCGAGCAGATCGCCAAGCTGATCGGCGCTACCGCGAAGGAGATCATCTTCACCTCCGGCGCTACGGAGTCGAACAATCTCGCGATCAAGGGCATTGCAGAGATGTACCGCGAGCGCGGCAATCACATCATCACCCAGGCGACCGAGCACAAGGCGGTTCTCGACACCTGCAAGCGTCTCGAGAAGAACGGCTACCGCGTCACCTATCTTCCGGTGCAGGCAGATGGTCTCATCGACATCGAAGACCTGAAGCGCGCGATGGACGATCAGACGATCCTCGTCAGCATCATGTATGCCAACAACGAGATCGGCGTGGTTCAGCCCATGGCCGAGATCGGCAAGCTTTGCCACGAGAAGGGTGTGATCTTCCACTCTGACGCTGTGCAGGCGGTTGGCAAGATCCCCGTCAACGTCCAGACCGACAACATCGACGTTCTTTCGCTGACTGCCCATAAGATCTACGGCCCGAAGGGTGTTGGCGCACTGTATGTCCGTCGCCGTAACCCCCGCGTCCAGATCCAGGCGCAGATCGATGGTGGCGGTCACGAGCGCGGTATGCGCTCCGGCACCCTCAACGTCCCGGGCATCGTCGGACTTGGCGCAGCCTGCGAGATCGCCGGACAGGAGATGGAAGCTGAGTCCAAACGTCTCATCGAGCTTCGCGAGTACATGAAGGCGAAGTTTGAAAAGGCTCTCGACTACGTCCACGTCAACGGCAACATGGATCACCACCTTCCCGGCAACCTCAACATGAGCTTCGTCTATGTCGAGGGTGAGAGCCTGTTGATGGGCATCAATGACATCGCTGTCTCGTCCGGTTCGGCCTGCACCTCGGCCACCCTCGAGCCAAGCTATGTCCTCAAGGCCCTTGGCCTTGGCGACGATGTAGCGCATAGCTCGATCCGCTTCGGTCTCGGCCGTTTCAACAACAAGGCTGAAGTCGATTACGTATCCGACAAGGTGATCGATGTTGTTCTGAAGCTCCGCGAACTGTCTCCGCTGTACGAGATGGTCAAGGAAGGTATCGACCTCACGAAGATCGAGTGGGCCGCCCACTAA
- the rpmB gene encoding 50S ribosomal protein L28 — protein sequence MAAKCDLCGKGPQFGNNISHANNTTRRRWNVNLQPVKAKIGPSSTKRLRVCTGCIKTGKVVKA from the coding sequence ATGGCAGCAAAATGCGATCTTTGCGGCAAAGGCCCGCAGTTCGGTAACAACATCTCTCACGCCAACAATACGACCCGCCGTCGCTGGAACGTCAACCTGCAGCCCGTAAAGGCGAAGATTGGCCCAAGCTCCACGAAGCGTCTGCGTGTGTGCACCGGCTGCATCAAGACCGGTAAGGTCGTCAAAGCTTAA
- a CDS encoding MFS transporter, with product MPSQVTRRNTPAQVLFASLVGTTVEFFDFYIYATAAVIVFPKLFFPTTDATAATLASLATFAIAFIARPIGSALFGHFGDRIGRKATLVLALSTMGLSTFAIGVLPTYKSVGVLASVLLALCRFGQGVGLGGEWGGAVLLATENAPPGKRAWYGMFPQLGAPLGFFFSSAIFLMLSRWLSAAQFLSFGWRLPFLASGVLVLLGLYVRLTITETPVFAAAMKRGEAVKAPILSVFRNHFGVLVAGTLTCLATFVLFYLMIVFTLSWATSALHYAKSEFLEMQLVGVVFFALMIPVAALLAERGRKPVMIAISAGIGIFGLFFARLFQAGPGGALAMLIIGLSLMGLTYGPLGTLLSELFPTAVRYTGSSLAFSLAGILGASLTPYLATKLATAFGLQYVGYYLSAAAVLTILGLLAIRETKDEDFASVVEVP from the coding sequence ATGCCCAGCCAAGTAACGAGGCGCAACACGCCTGCGCAAGTGCTCTTCGCCAGTCTCGTCGGTACGACCGTCGAGTTCTTCGACTTCTACATCTACGCGACAGCAGCGGTAATCGTCTTCCCCAAGTTGTTTTTCCCGACGACCGATGCCACAGCCGCAACGCTAGCCTCGTTGGCTACGTTTGCAATCGCGTTTATTGCACGTCCTATTGGTTCAGCGCTTTTCGGTCATTTTGGCGACCGGATCGGCAGGAAGGCGACGCTGGTGCTCGCGCTTTCAACGATGGGCCTGTCCACCTTTGCCATTGGGGTTCTGCCGACATACAAGAGCGTGGGCGTACTCGCGTCGGTGCTGCTGGCGCTTTGTCGGTTCGGCCAGGGAGTTGGCCTGGGCGGCGAATGGGGCGGTGCTGTCCTACTGGCGACGGAGAATGCACCGCCCGGCAAGCGTGCATGGTATGGCATGTTTCCGCAGTTGGGCGCACCGCTCGGATTCTTCTTTTCGAGCGCGATCTTTCTTATGCTTTCCCGGTGGCTGAGTGCAGCACAGTTCCTAAGCTTCGGCTGGCGGCTACCCTTCCTCGCAAGCGGAGTGCTGGTTTTGCTCGGGCTTTACGTGCGTCTAACCATCACGGAGACGCCGGTGTTTGCGGCTGCCATGAAGCGCGGCGAAGCAGTGAAGGCACCGATCCTCTCCGTATTTCGGAACCACTTTGGCGTCCTCGTTGCGGGGACGCTCACCTGTCTTGCGACCTTCGTTCTCTTCTACCTCATGATCGTTTTTACGCTGAGTTGGGCGACCTCTGCGCTGCACTATGCGAAGAGTGAGTTTCTGGAGATGCAACTGGTCGGCGTGGTGTTCTTCGCGTTGATGATCCCTGTGGCAGCGTTGCTTGCGGAACGAGGACGCAAGCCAGTGATGATCGCGATCAGCGCTGGTATCGGCATCTTCGGGCTCTTCTTCGCTCGCCTGTTTCAGGCCGGCCCCGGCGGTGCATTGGCTATGTTGATCATAGGATTGTCACTGATGGGTCTTACCTACGGACCGCTTGGAACATTGCTTTCGGAACTCTTTCCAACAGCCGTTCGCTACACCGGCAGTTCGCTCGCCTTTAGTCTTGCGGGCATTCTCGGCGCATCGCTGACGCCATATCTAGCGACGAAGCTTGCGACCGCATTTGGGCTACAGTATGTCGGGTACTATCTGAGCGCGGCGGCGGTGCTTACCATTCTTGGACTCCTCGCGATCCGGGAGACAAAGGATGAAGACTTTGCTTCCGTCGTTGAAGTGCCCTAA
- a CDS encoding RrF2 family transcriptional regulator, which produces MLRLTKKADYGLMALKYLAEQQLLTPQAPARSAKDIAEAYHIPPQLLAKILQTLAKAGLLVSHAGSNGGYALSRPALGITAFEVIRAIDGPLFITSCITIHGTCDLAGHCTIKEPLRKVNDSIKDLLNGIRIGDLIDPAEFGSAAVAGGLVSIAV; this is translated from the coding sequence ATGCTGCGTCTGACCAAAAAAGCCGACTACGGTCTCATGGCGCTCAAGTACCTGGCGGAGCAGCAATTGTTAACTCCACAGGCGCCTGCGCGGAGTGCCAAGGATATCGCCGAGGCCTACCATATCCCGCCGCAGCTTCTGGCAAAGATTCTGCAGACCCTTGCAAAGGCAGGTCTCCTGGTCTCGCACGCGGGAAGCAATGGTGGTTATGCGCTTTCGAGGCCGGCGCTTGGTATCACCGCATTTGAAGTAATCCGCGCAATCGACGGCCCACTTTTTATTACAAGCTGCATTACGATTCACGGAACATGCGACCTTGCGGGTCACTGCACCATCAAAGAACCGTTGCGTAAAGTGAACGACAGCATTAAGGACCTGCTGAACGGCATCCGCATCGGAGATTTGATCGACCCGGCAGAGTTTGGGAGCGCTGCAGTTGCAGGCGGTCTTGTAAGCATCGCAGTCTAG
- a CDS encoding YidB family protein: MGFMDEMGSLVGQSGEMGDRAKVAGGLMEALGQHPGGIQGVIDSFRQNGMEQHVNAWGSGEQQTATPEQVQQGLGGTGLIERTAQNAGVSPEVVQMAMATILPMVIRHFAPGGQVAPQGEGQFGGMAQQLLSRFL; this comes from the coding sequence ATGGGCTTTATGGATGAGATGGGGTCACTCGTTGGACAGTCCGGCGAGATGGGCGACCGCGCGAAGGTCGCGGGCGGCCTAATGGAGGCCTTGGGGCAGCATCCGGGCGGAATACAAGGCGTCATCGACAGCTTCAGGCAGAATGGCATGGAACAGCACGTCAACGCCTGGGGCTCAGGCGAGCAGCAGACGGCGACGCCAGAACAGGTTCAGCAAGGGCTCGGCGGTACTGGGCTTATCGAACGGACGGCGCAGAATGCAGGCGTCTCACCAGAGGTAGTCCAGATGGCGATGGCGACGATCCTGCCGATGGTCATCCGTCACTTCGCCCCCGGTGGACAAGTTGCACCGCAGGGTGAAGGACAGTTCGGCGGGATGGCACAGCAGCTTCTCAGTCGCTTTCTATAA
- a CDS encoding LysM peptidoglycan-binding domain-containing protein, protein MADFEQLKQKYAPVIQTIQSFQEFGATLETVELSGDKLHIRGTVPSKVCAERVWAVIKQVDPTYSDLFHEIGTTGGEKQPYTIKSGDTLSHVSKVFYGTPNQYMLIVKENHLPDPNNVKIGTTLQVPVKA, encoded by the coding sequence ATGGCAGATTTCGAGCAGTTGAAGCAGAAGTACGCACCAGTGATCCAGACGATTCAGAGCTTTCAGGAGTTTGGCGCCACCCTCGAGACGGTGGAGTTGAGTGGCGACAAGCTTCACATTCGCGGAACAGTTCCGTCGAAGGTCTGCGCCGAGCGCGTCTGGGCGGTCATCAAGCAGGTTGATCCCACGTACTCCGATCTATTCCATGAGATCGGGACGACCGGTGGAGAGAAGCAGCCTTACACCATCAAGTCCGGCGATACGCTCTCGCACGTGAGCAAGGTGTTCTACGGTACGCCAAACCAGTACATGCTCATCGTGAAAGAGAACCATCTTCCTGATCCAAACAACGTCAAGATCGGCACGACTCTCCAGGTACCAGTCAAGGCATAG
- the msrB gene encoding peptide-methionine (R)-S-oxide reductase MsrB encodes MAETGTEQNAPKKEKIHKTEAEWRELLTPEQFQIMRQKGTERAFSGPLNENHDDGIYHCAACNAELFTSDKKFESGSGWPSFWLPVSPDAIEAHEDNAHGMRRVEVTCATCGAHLGHVFPDGPKPTGLRYCMNSASLAFEKQ; translated from the coding sequence ATGGCAGAGACAGGCACCGAGCAGAATGCACCGAAGAAAGAGAAGATTCACAAGACCGAGGCAGAGTGGCGCGAGCTGCTCACACCCGAACAGTTCCAGATCATGCGCCAAAAGGGAACTGAGCGCGCCTTCTCCGGTCCGCTGAACGAGAACCACGACGACGGCATCTACCATTGCGCCGCCTGCAACGCCGAGCTGTTCACATCGGATAAGAAGTTTGAGTCGGGAAGCGGCTGGCCGAGCTTCTGGCTACCGGTCTCGCCGGACGCGATCGAGGCCCATGAAGATAACGCGCACGGCATGCGTCGGGTCGAAGTAACCTGTGCGACCTGCGGAGCTCACCTTGGCCACGTCTTTCCCGACGGGCCAAAACCTACCGGCCTGCGCTACTGCATGAATAGCGCGTCTCTGGCCTTTGAGAAGCAGTAA
- the iscU gene encoding Fe-S cluster assembly scaffold IscU, whose protein sequence is MAYSDKVVDHYENPRNVGTLDKGSDEVGTGLVGAPECGDVMRLQIRVNPETQVIEDAKFKTFGCGSAIASSSLATEWVKGKTIAEALTITNTDIVKELALPPVKIHCSVLAEDAIRAAIGDWKKKNNVAEAEGVAVSAAH, encoded by the coding sequence ATGGCATACAGCGACAAGGTAGTAGATCATTACGAAAATCCCCGCAACGTCGGCACATTGGACAAGGGGTCGGACGAAGTCGGAACTGGCCTCGTTGGCGCACCGGAGTGCGGCGACGTCATGCGTCTCCAGATCCGCGTGAATCCTGAGACCCAAGTCATCGAGGATGCCAAGTTCAAGACCTTTGGCTGTGGTTCGGCCATCGCCTCCAGCTCGCTCGCAACTGAGTGGGTAAAGGGCAAGACCATCGCCGAGGCTCTGACGATTACGAACACCGACATCGTCAAGGAACTCGCCCTCCCACCAGTCAAGATTCACTGCTCGGTTCTCGCAGAAGATGCGATCCGCGCCGCGATCGGCGACTGGAAGAAGAAAAACAACGTAGCTGAAGCAGAAGGCGTCGCAGTTTCCGCTGCTCACTAA
- a CDS encoding HesB/IscA family protein, translating into MSSVQINATTSNSMSAPAIEAANPLVGITLLNPNGLSEEAAAKGVRLTPKALKRIRAAMAKENVSPEEGGLRLGIQGGGCSGLSYNIRFDSKARERDRTFTFDDAVIQPIRIFVDPKSFIYLTGMVLDFEETLMRQGFNFINPQSTKSCGCGSSFST; encoded by the coding sequence ATGTCTTCCGTCCAAATTAACGCGACGACCAGCAACTCCATGAGTGCTCCGGCAATCGAGGCGGCCAATCCGCTCGTCGGCATAACGCTGCTCAACCCCAATGGCCTCTCGGAAGAGGCAGCGGCAAAGGGTGTGCGCCTGACCCCGAAGGCGTTGAAGCGCATCCGCGCCGCCATGGCCAAGGAGAATGTTTCGCCCGAAGAGGGTGGCCTGCGTCTCGGCATTCAGGGTGGCGGCTGCTCCGGTCTCAGCTACAACATTCGCTTCGATTCGAAGGCTCGGGAACGCGATCGCACCTTCACCTTTGACGACGCAGTCATCCAGCCAATTCGCATCTTTGTAGACCCCAAGAGCTTTATCTATCTCACGGGCATGGTTCTCGACTTTGAGGAGACCCTGATGCGCCAGGGCTTCAACTTCATCAACCCGCAATCTACCAAGAGCTGCGGCTGCGGATCCTCATTCTCCACCTAG
- a CDS encoding CDP-alcohol phosphatidyltransferase family protein, producing MSFLTQFRAAPNLLTLLRLFIIPFLVIEILDSHYRMAFALFILAGISDGMDGILARWLSQHTTLGQYLDPIADKLLLSTLFIVLTHVGLIPRYVTVLVFSRDLGILLIATLLFATGTLRNFRPSFFGKLNTFIQIVTLVIILLAKVAPAMPLGMLREVLVRSIAFLAPLSAAQYAWIIVRRLSAPAHAVTTPVVMEGPIVAAERPAERPV from the coding sequence ATGTCTTTTCTTACTCAATTCCGAGCCGCGCCTAACCTGCTGACGCTACTTCGCCTCTTCATCATCCCATTTCTCGTCATTGAGATACTGGATAGCCACTATCGCATGGCGTTCGCTCTCTTTATTCTGGCGGGCATAAGCGATGGCATGGACGGCATTCTTGCTCGCTGGCTGAGCCAGCACACCACACTGGGGCAGTATCTCGACCCCATCGCCGACAAGCTTCTGCTCAGCACGCTCTTCATCGTGCTGACCCATGTCGGCCTCATCCCGCGCTACGTCACGGTTCTGGTCTTCAGTCGCGACCTAGGCATCCTGTTGATCGCCACCCTGCTCTTCGCGACCGGCACCCTGCGAAACTTCCGCCCAAGCTTCTTCGGCAAGCTCAACACCTTCATCCAGATCGTGACGCTGGTCATCATTCTTCTCGCGAAGGTCGCTCCAGCGATGCCGCTTGGCATGCTCCGCGAGGTGCTTGTGCGATCGATTGCCTTTCTGGCACCCTTATCCGCAGCCCAGTATGCCTGGATTATCGTTCGGCGCCTCAGTGCTCCGGCGCACGCGGTGACGACGCCGGTTGTTATGGAAGGACCCATCGTGGCCGCAGAACGTCCTGCGGAGCGCCCGGTCTAA